The region GTCATCCCAGGCTTCAAAATTGCCATTGAGAAGCAGTTCTTGTCCCATAGTTGAAATTGAGAATCCTAAGAAAAGGGCAAATATTAATTGCCAGTGAGTAATTTTCTTCATAATTATTTAGTTTAAAATTGATTTTAAAATGGAGGTCAAATGTAGTAATTTTTTACAAAATATAAAAAATGCTTATGTCCTTAAAGATTATTTAATGTGCAGAGGAGTTAAACGAAAAAAATGCCTGAATGAAATTCAGGCATTTTTTATAGTGTTTATTTAAACTCCATGGTGTCTTTGGTAGTGATTTTTTCACAATAATGACAGCGAAGTTTTAATTCCCCTTTATCAGAAATCACTTTAAAGCGAGTGGGTACTGCTTGGTGATTGGTGATGCACTTAGGATTGAAGCATTTTACAAAATTTTCAACGATCTCAGGGGTATCTACATTTTCTTTTCTGACCACATAAAAATCCTTGATTTCAATAATGGTTGCTGTTGGAGCCACTAATGCAATTTTGTTGATCTCCTCATTTTTGAAATAGCGATCTCTGATTTTGATAATACCTTTTAAGCCGTATTTTTCAGAGTGTAAATTGGTTCCAAAATAGATTTGATTGTTTACTTTGTCTAATTTTAAAATCCTCAAAGCATGAAATAAACTTGCTGCAGGAATATGATCAATCACAGTTCCGTTTTCCAGGGCGGCTACTTTTAATTCTTTTCTTTTATCCATGATTTTCCCTCCTTATTCTTTTAATCCTAATGTATATGCCAAAAGTGCTTCACGAACATAAACTCCATTTAGAGCTTGCTGAAAATAGTATGCCTTAGGATTTTGATCCACGGCCTCTTCTATTTCATTTACCCTTGGAAGTGGGTGTAGCACTTTCATATTATCTTTAGTGTTTTCAAGATGCTCATTCTTGAGGATGTATGAATTCTTAACTTTCTCATATTCCATAGGGTCGGCAAATCGTTCCTTCTGAATTCTGGTCATATAAAGAATATCAACTTTATCCATAGCTTTGTTTAAATCAGTGTATTGAATATAATCTAAACCTGCATCTTTAATGTATTTCTTCACGGCACTTGGCAGTTTTAGCTCTGGAGGAGAAACCAAATGGAAGGTAGCGTTAAATTGAGACATGGCTATTACTAAAGAGTGAACAGTACGTCCATATTTTAGATCACCAACGAATGCAATATGCTTATTCTCTAGAGAGCCCTGAGTTTTCATGATAGAATACATGTCGAGCAAACATTGAGTTGGATGTTGATTGGCACCATCACCAGCATTAATGATAGGTACATCAGAAACTTCGCTGGCCCATCTTGCACTACCGTCTAGAGGATGGCGCATTACGATGAGATCGGAATAGTTAGCCACCGTTTTTATAGTGTCCATTAATGTTTCGCCCTTTGAAACACTAGAATTAGCGGCGTCGGTAAATCCTATAATTTTACCACCTAATTGCGAGATTGCGCTTTCAAAACTTAAGCGTGTACGAGTGGAAGGTTCAAAAAATAGAGTCGCGATTACGTGGTTGTCAAGAATTTTCTGACGAGGATTCTTTTCGAATTCTGCTGCAAGTTCCAGTATCCTAATCTGCTCTTCCTTGCTGTAATCATTAATTGAAATTAAACTTCGGTTCTTCATCTGCTGATTTTTTTTGGTGTAAAATTAGTTATTTTTCAAAAAAAATGGCGACTAAAAAGCCGCCATTGAAATTATAAATTATATTTTTTCACAAAGTCGTCGAGAATGCCTACAAAAT is a window of Lentimicrobium sp. L6 DNA encoding:
- the pyrB gene encoding aspartate carbamoyltransferase: MKNRSLISINDYSKEEQIRILELAAEFEKNPRQKILDNHVIATLFFEPSTRTRLSFESAISQLGGKIIGFTDAANSSVSKGETLMDTIKTVANYSDLIVMRHPLDGSARWASEVSDVPIINAGDGANQHPTQCLLDMYSIMKTQGSLENKHIAFVGDLKYGRTVHSLVIAMSQFNATFHLVSPPELKLPSAVKKYIKDAGLDYIQYTDLNKAMDKVDILYMTRIQKERFADPMEYEKVKNSYILKNEHLENTKDNMKVLHPLPRVNEIEEAVDQNPKAYYFQQALNGVYVREALLAYTLGLKE
- the pyrI gene encoding aspartate carbamoyltransferase regulatory subunit, translating into MDKRKELKVAALENGTVIDHIPAASLFHALRILKLDKVNNQIYFGTNLHSEKYGLKGIIKIRDRYFKNEEINKIALVAPTATIIEIKDFYVVRKENVDTPEIVENFVKCFNPKCITNHQAVPTRFKVISDKGELKLRCHYCEKITTKDTMEFK